In Achromobacter spanius, the following proteins share a genomic window:
- the metG gene encoding methionine--tRNA ligase, producing the protein MSRTLFVTTALPYANGSFHIGHIMEYIQADIWVRSMRMAGHTVHFVGADDAHGAPIMLKAEKEGISPQALVARYAAERPQYLNGFHIRFDHWHSTDSAENVALSHDIYRALRAQDLIETRSIEQFYDPVKGMFLADRYIKGECPKCHAKDQYGDSCEVCGAVYAPTELINPYSALTGATPVLKSSDHFFFKLSDPRCVEFLQQWTTGSNANGGKHLQPEMLAKTREWLGAEDGEAKLGDWDISRDAPYFGIDIPDAPGKYFYVWLDAPVGYLASLKSYCAVKGLDFDALLDPNGNTEQVHFIGKDIVYFHALFWPAMLKFAGRKTPDQVNVHGFITVSGEKMSKSRGTGISPLRYLELGMNAEWMRYYIAAKLNARVEDVDFNPEDFIARVNSDLVGKYVNIASRAASFITKHFDGVLGYSGDTTALSAEYAEQAEAIRAAFEAREYNRAIREIMAYADRINQAFDTAQPWVLAKGLATADDAQKAALQDICSRSLAGFKALSVMLAPVLPSLAERVALELFGAQAPFTWADAAVLPQRVAPFKHLMQRVEPQMLEDLFEPPPAPVVVPGGEPLAETISIDDFARVDLRIAQIVNCEHVEGSTKLLRLTLDVGEGRHRNVFSGIKSAYKPEDLIGKLTVMVANLAPRKMKFGVSEGMVLAASHADETVDAGIYVLEPFPGAKPGMRVR; encoded by the coding sequence ATGTCTCGCACCCTTTTTGTCACCACAGCGCTGCCCTACGCCAACGGCTCCTTCCACATCGGCCACATCATGGAATACATCCAGGCTGATATCTGGGTCCGTTCGATGCGAATGGCGGGCCACACGGTGCATTTCGTGGGTGCGGACGACGCGCACGGCGCGCCGATCATGCTGAAGGCCGAAAAAGAAGGCATCTCGCCGCAGGCGCTGGTGGCCCGCTACGCCGCCGAGCGCCCGCAGTACCTGAACGGTTTCCATATCCGTTTCGACCACTGGCATTCCACCGACTCCGCCGAGAACGTCGCGCTGTCGCACGACATCTACCGCGCGCTGCGTGCCCAGGACCTGATCGAAACGCGCTCCATCGAGCAGTTCTACGATCCGGTCAAGGGCATGTTCCTGGCCGACCGCTACATCAAGGGCGAATGCCCCAAGTGCCACGCCAAGGACCAATACGGCGATTCCTGCGAGGTTTGCGGCGCCGTGTATGCGCCCACCGAACTCATCAACCCGTATTCGGCCCTGACCGGCGCCACGCCCGTGCTGAAGTCGTCCGACCACTTTTTCTTCAAGTTGTCGGACCCGCGCTGCGTGGAATTCCTGCAGCAATGGACCACGGGGTCCAACGCCAACGGCGGCAAGCACCTGCAACCTGAAATGCTGGCCAAGACCCGCGAATGGCTGGGCGCCGAAGACGGCGAGGCCAAGCTGGGCGACTGGGACATCTCGCGCGATGCGCCCTACTTCGGCATCGACATCCCGGACGCGCCGGGCAAGTACTTCTATGTGTGGCTGGACGCGCCCGTGGGTTATCTGGCGTCGTTGAAATCGTATTGCGCGGTCAAGGGGCTGGATTTCGACGCCCTGCTCGACCCCAATGGCAATACCGAACAAGTCCACTTCATCGGCAAGGACATCGTCTACTTCCACGCGCTGTTCTGGCCCGCGATGCTGAAGTTCGCCGGCCGCAAGACGCCGGACCAGGTGAATGTGCACGGCTTCATCACCGTCAGCGGTGAAAAAATGTCCAAGAGCCGCGGCACCGGCATTTCGCCGCTACGCTATCTGGAACTGGGCATGAACGCCGAGTGGATGCGCTATTACATCGCCGCCAAATTGAATGCCCGCGTCGAAGACGTGGACTTCAACCCGGAAGATTTCATCGCCCGCGTCAACAGCGACCTGGTCGGCAAATACGTCAACATCGCCAGCCGCGCGGCCAGCTTCATCACCAAGCACTTTGACGGCGTGCTGGGCTATTCGGGCGACACGACGGCGCTGTCGGCAGAATACGCCGAACAGGCCGAAGCCATCCGCGCCGCTTTCGAAGCCCGCGAATACAACCGCGCCATCCGCGAAATCATGGCCTACGCCGACCGCATCAACCAGGCGTTCGACACGGCCCAGCCGTGGGTGCTGGCCAAGGGCCTGGCCACCGCTGACGACGCGCAAAAGGCGGCGCTGCAAGACATCTGCTCGCGTTCGCTGGCGGGCTTCAAGGCCTTGTCCGTGATGCTGGCCCCGGTGCTGCCGTCGCTGGCCGAGCGCGTGGCGCTTGAGCTCTTTGGCGCACAAGCCCCGTTCACCTGGGCCGACGCCGCCGTGCTGCCGCAGCGCGTGGCGCCGTTCAAGCACCTGATGCAGCGCGTTGAGCCCCAGATGCTGGAAGACCTGTTCGAGCCGCCCCCCGCCCCCGTGGTGGTGCCCGGCGGCGAACCGCTGGCCGAGACCATCTCCATCGACGATTTCGCCCGCGTCGACCTGCGCATTGCGCAGATCGTCAACTGCGAACACGTCGAAGGCTCGACCAAGCTGCTGCGCCTGACTCTGGACGTGGGCGAAGGCCGTCATCGCAACGTGTTTTCCGGCATCAAGTCGGCCTACAAGCCCGAAGACCTGATCGGCAAGCTGACCGTCATGGTGGCCAACCTGGCCCCGCGCAAGATGAAGTTCGGCGTGTCCGAAGGCATGGTGCTGGCCGCCAGCCACGCGGACGAAACGGTAGACGCCGGCATCTACGTGCTGGAACCCTTCCCCGGCGCCAAGCCCGGCATGCGCGTGCGCTGA
- the apbC gene encoding iron-sulfur cluster carrier protein ApbC → MSITIDNIRAALRAARDPNTGLDLGVSVKDRDIQLGGARPAVTLELGYPADGVRDEIAAIAAAALATAGVPDAQITITWKVAAHAVQKGLKPLPNVRNIIAVASGKGGVGKSTTAVNLALALAADGAKVGVLDADIYGPSVPTMLGISGRPESLDNKSMEPLTGHGLQANSIGFLIDADSPAIWRGPMVTQALEQLLRQTNWRDLDYLIVDMPPGTGDVALTLAQKVPVVGAVIVTTPQDVALLDARKGLRMFQKVDVPILGVVENMAIHICSQCGHAEHIFGEGGGQRMAEQYQTPWLGSLPLTLAIREQTDAGKPTVVSDAGSEAAALYRGIARKLAAGVAALPRDMAGKFPSIVVQQPT, encoded by the coding sequence ATGAGTATAACGATAGATAACATCCGCGCCGCCCTGCGCGCCGCGCGCGACCCCAACACGGGTTTGGACCTGGGCGTTTCTGTAAAAGATCGTGACATCCAGCTGGGGGGCGCCCGTCCCGCCGTCACGCTGGAATTGGGCTACCCCGCCGATGGCGTGCGTGACGAAATAGCCGCCATTGCCGCCGCTGCCCTGGCCACCGCCGGCGTGCCCGACGCGCAGATCACCATTACCTGGAAGGTTGCCGCGCACGCGGTGCAGAAGGGCTTGAAGCCGCTGCCCAACGTGCGCAACATCATTGCCGTGGCCTCCGGCAAGGGTGGCGTGGGCAAGAGCACCACCGCCGTCAACCTGGCGCTGGCGCTGGCTGCCGATGGCGCCAAGGTGGGCGTGCTGGACGCCGACATCTACGGTCCCAGCGTGCCGACGATGCTGGGCATTTCGGGCCGCCCCGAAAGCCTGGACAACAAAAGCATGGAACCGTTGACGGGCCATGGCTTGCAGGCCAATTCCATCGGTTTCCTGATCGACGCCGACTCGCCCGCCATCTGGCGCGGCCCCATGGTGACGCAGGCGCTGGAACAATTGCTGCGCCAGACCAACTGGCGCGACCTGGATTACCTGATCGTCGACATGCCTCCCGGCACGGGCGACGTGGCGCTGACGCTGGCGCAGAAGGTGCCGGTGGTGGGCGCGGTTATCGTCACCACGCCGCAGGACGTCGCGCTGCTGGACGCCCGCAAGGGCCTGCGCATGTTCCAGAAGGTGGACGTGCCGATTCTGGGCGTGGTCGAAAACATGGCCATCCACATCTGCTCGCAGTGCGGGCACGCCGAACATATCTTTGGCGAGGGCGGCGGCCAGCGCATGGCCGAGCAGTACCAGACGCCCTGGCTGGGCAGCCTGCCCTTGACGCTGGCCATCCGCGAACAGACGGACGCCGGCAAACCGACCGTCGTGTCGGACGCGGGTAGCGAAGCCGCCGCGCTTTATCGTGGTATTGCGCGCAAGCTTGCGGCCGGCGTCGCGGCGCTTCCGCGCGACATGGCCGGAAAATTCCCGTCCATCGTCGTCCAGCAGCCGACGTGA